The following proteins come from a genomic window of Cronobacter muytjensii ATCC 51329:
- the trbB gene encoding P-type conjugative transfer ATPase TrbB has product MSAVPQIPPEPRSSAAASQDRRIQMLRTAMGPLIAAALEDPDVVEIMLNPDRTLWVDRLSSGRSPLGVELPEADGERIIRLVAAHVGAEVHRSQPLLTAELPETGERFEGILPPAAPGPAFALRKRAVSIIGLDRYVADGILTAGQAEFLRRAVRERQNILIAGGTSTGKTTLANALLAEIAATGDRVLVLEDTIELQCAARDHVPLRTRAGVVTMTELVRATMRLRPDRVIVGEVRGGEALDLIKVWGTGHPGGIATIHAGSALGALLRLEQLILEVAVNPPRALIAEAVNVVIHIAGRGRKRHVETIARVVGFDGTGYRLADALETPFPKLTPAPLAADAAAHPRPPTNLENCHDAR; this is encoded by the coding sequence ATGAGTGCCGTTCCGCAGATCCCGCCCGAACCCCGGTCATCCGCAGCGGCGTCCCAGGATCGCCGCATCCAGATGCTGCGCACGGCGATGGGGCCGCTGATCGCCGCTGCGCTCGAAGACCCGGACGTGGTGGAAATCATGCTCAACCCGGATCGCACCCTGTGGGTGGATCGGTTGTCGTCGGGTCGCTCGCCGCTGGGCGTGGAACTGCCCGAAGCAGATGGCGAACGCATCATCCGCCTGGTAGCCGCGCATGTCGGTGCGGAGGTGCATCGCAGCCAGCCGCTCTTGACCGCCGAGCTGCCGGAAACCGGCGAGCGTTTCGAGGGCATCCTGCCACCGGCCGCCCCGGGGCCAGCCTTCGCGCTGCGCAAGCGGGCCGTGAGCATCATCGGTCTGGATCGCTACGTGGCCGACGGCATCCTGACCGCCGGGCAGGCCGAGTTCCTGCGCCGCGCCGTGCGCGAGCGGCAGAACATCCTGATCGCCGGCGGCACCAGCACCGGCAAGACCACGCTGGCGAACGCGCTGCTGGCCGAGATCGCCGCCACAGGCGACCGCGTGCTGGTGCTCGAAGACACCATCGAGCTGCAATGCGCGGCCCGCGACCATGTGCCGCTGCGCACCCGCGCCGGCGTCGTCACCATGACCGAGCTGGTGCGGGCCACGATGCGCCTGCGGCCTGACCGCGTGATCGTCGGCGAGGTGCGCGGCGGCGAGGCCCTCGACCTCATCAAAGTGTGGGGCACCGGCCACCCCGGCGGCATTGCAACCATCCACGCCGGCTCCGCGCTGGGCGCCTTGCTGCGCCTCGAACAGTTGATTCTCGAAGTCGCTGTGAATCCGCCGCGGGCGCTGATCGCCGAGGCGGTCAACGTCGTCATTCACATCGCCGGACGCGGCCGCAAGCGCCACGTCGAAACCATCGCCCGTGTCGTCGGCTTCGACGGCACCGGCTATCGCCTGGCGGACGCGCTGGAAACGCCGTTTCCCAAGCTGACGCCGGCTCCTCTCGCAGCCGACGCCGCTGCACATCCCCGTCCCCCAACCAACTTGGAGAACTGCCATGACGCACGTTGA
- the trbL gene encoding P-type conjugative transfer protein TrbL — protein sequence MNDVTIIDRFLDTFSRYIDSGFGLLQGEVAFLTATLIVIDMTIAGLYWAMSHATGQGDDVIAKLLRKVLYVGAFAYIIGNFNWLASIVFRSFAGLGITATGSAITMENFLQPGRLAKTGIDAAAPILEQIGDMAGFPEVFVNIDPIVVLFIAWLVVILCFFVLAVQLFITLIEFKLTTLAGFVLIPFALWNKTSFLAEKVLGNVVSSGIKVLVLAVIVGIGSGLFAEFQVHPDEPSIDHALVVMLASLALLALGIFGPGIATGLVSGAPQLGAGAMAGAAVGAVGTGVAIGAAATGVGGAVMAGARMAPAAAKLAGAGARAATSAAGSARSAFQAGSTAAGGGAKGAAAGLGNVAKTGAQAAGRRVASGASAAGQKMADFFRAGWNGTEAGSDGAGPGQTADGAAGSQKQEQPAWAKRMHRRQQATHAATTAAHTLRGGDGGGSGQGPSLRDSDT from the coding sequence ATGAACGACGTGACCATCATCGACCGTTTCCTCGATACGTTCTCGCGCTACATCGACTCGGGCTTCGGTTTGTTGCAGGGCGAAGTGGCGTTTCTCACCGCCACACTCATCGTCATCGACATGACGATCGCTGGTCTTTATTGGGCCATGAGCCACGCCACCGGCCAGGGCGATGACGTGATCGCCAAGCTGCTGCGCAAGGTGCTCTATGTCGGCGCGTTCGCCTACATCATCGGCAACTTCAACTGGCTGGCGAGCATCGTGTTCCGCTCGTTCGCCGGCTTGGGGATCACCGCGACCGGCTCGGCCATCACGATGGAGAACTTCCTTCAGCCTGGCCGGCTGGCGAAGACCGGCATCGACGCTGCCGCGCCGATTCTGGAACAGATCGGGGACATGGCTGGGTTCCCCGAGGTGTTCGTGAACATCGACCCCATCGTGGTGCTGTTCATCGCCTGGCTGGTGGTGATCCTCTGCTTCTTCGTGCTGGCGGTACAGCTTTTCATCACGCTGATCGAGTTCAAGCTGACCACGCTCGCCGGCTTCGTCTTGATCCCGTTTGCACTCTGGAACAAGACCTCGTTCCTCGCGGAAAAGGTGCTGGGCAACGTGGTGTCGTCAGGCATCAAGGTCTTGGTGCTGGCCGTCATCGTCGGCATCGGTTCCGGCCTGTTCGCCGAGTTCCAGGTGCATCCCGACGAGCCATCCATCGACCACGCGCTGGTCGTGATGCTGGCCTCGCTCGCGCTGCTTGCGCTGGGCATTTTCGGACCCGGTATCGCCACCGGCCTGGTGTCCGGTGCGCCGCAGCTTGGTGCGGGCGCGATGGCTGGTGCTGCGGTCGGCGCTGTCGGCACCGGCGTTGCCATCGGCGCCGCCGCAACGGGCGTGGGCGGCGCCGTCATGGCCGGTGCACGAATGGCCCCGGCGGCCGCAAAGCTGGCCGGTGCCGGGGCGCGTGCCGCGACTTCGGCGGCCGGCAGTGCCCGATCGGCGTTCCAGGCCGGTTCCACTGCGGCCGGCGGCGGTGCCAAGGGCGCGGCGGCTGGCCTCGGCAATGTCGCCAAGACCGGCGCACAAGCCGCAGGCCGCCGCGTCGCCTCTGGAGCTTCCGCTGCGGGGCAGAAGATGGCCGATTTCTTCCGCGCTGGCTGGAACGGCACAGAAGCCGGCAGCGACGGTGCTGGCCCCGGCCAGACCGCAGACGGCGCCGCAGGCTCGCAGAAGCAAGAGCAACCGGCCTGGGCCAAGCGGATGCACCGGCGCCAGCAGGCCACCCATGCCGCGACCACTGCTGCCCACACGCTGCGCGGCGGCGACGGCGGCGGCTCCGGGCAAGGCCCGAGCCTGCGGGATTCCGATACCTAA
- a CDS encoding VirB3 family type IV secretion system protein, which translates to MSTASDLPGFEVPLHRSLTEPILLGGAPRTVAIANGTLAAAVGLGLQLWIPGVVLWIVGHSLAVWGARVDPQFMQVFARHIKHRPLLDV; encoded by the coding sequence ATGAGTACGGCCAGCGACCTTCCGGGCTTCGAGGTGCCGCTGCATCGCTCGCTGACCGAGCCAATCCTGCTGGGCGGCGCGCCGCGCACCGTGGCAATTGCCAACGGCACGCTGGCCGCCGCCGTCGGACTGGGCCTGCAACTGTGGATTCCCGGCGTGGTGCTCTGGATCGTCGGCCACTCGCTGGCCGTATGGGGTGCTCGCGTCGATCCGCAGTTCATGCAGGTCTTCGCGCGGCATATCAAACATCGCCCGCTTCTGGACGTGTGA
- the trbF gene encoding conjugal transfer protein TrbF, translated as MRFKRPQVRYADTPQPATPYQAAAQVWDDRIGSARMQAKNWRLMAFGCLVLALLMAGGLVWRSAQSIVTPYVIEVDQAGQVRAVGEAATPYRPGDAQIAHHLARFVTLVRSLSIDPIVVRQNWLDAYDYTTDKGAAVLNDYARTNDPFARIGKESVTVQITSVVRASDTSFNVRWTEQRYVNGAPAGTERWNAVLSTVLQTPRTEQRLRKNPLGIYVNGLSWSRELDSSEGAKP; from the coding sequence ATGCGATTCAAACGCCCGCAGGTGCGCTACGCCGATACGCCGCAGCCTGCCACCCCGTATCAAGCCGCCGCCCAGGTATGGGACGACCGTATCGGCTCGGCTCGCATGCAGGCCAAGAACTGGCGACTGATGGCCTTCGGCTGCCTAGTGCTCGCGCTGCTGATGGCCGGCGGCCTGGTGTGGCGCTCGGCGCAGTCCATCGTGACGCCCTATGTCATCGAGGTCGATCAGGCCGGGCAGGTGCGCGCCGTAGGTGAGGCCGCCACGCCGTACCGGCCCGGCGACGCGCAGATCGCGCACCACCTGGCGCGCTTCGTGACGCTGGTTCGCTCGCTGTCCATCGATCCCATCGTGGTGCGGCAGAACTGGCTCGATGCCTACGACTACACCACCGACAAGGGCGCGGCGGTGCTCAACGACTACGCCCGCACCAATGACCCATTCGCCCGCATCGGCAAGGAATCGGTGACGGTGCAGATCACCAGCGTGGTTCGCGCCAGCGACACGTCTTTCAACGTGCGCTGGACAGAGCAGCGCTACGTCAACGGTGCGCCCGCCGGCACCGAACGCTGGAACGCCGTGCTTTCGACCGTCCTGCAAACCCCGCGTACCGAACAGCGCCTGCGCAAGAACCCATTGGGTATCTACGTCAACGGACTGTCATGGAGCCGCGAACTGGATTCTTCCGAAGGAGCCAAACCATGA
- the trbG gene encoding P-type conjugative transfer protein TrbG: MKLRFRLYVFPLTLLALAGCASQGKPPPSISLDEPVLAQPLPEPPKPVEVVAVPEPLALPAQLKPLPEVDEAPAAPEPADEKVRVSRANAEARIAPTREGYVNAIQVWPFTDGALYQVYASPGRVTVVSLQPGEELVTVAAGDTVRWIVGDTSSGGGADLRVNVLVKPIRSGLKTNLVITTSRRTYLLELTSTEKAWMASVSWDYPKDRMLALQRQAQAAQATTPVDTGLSLDKIRFRYAVSGSNPPWKPLRAFDDGEKVYIQFPAGIAQGELPPLFVIGAQGDGQLVNYRFRAPYYVVDRLFGAAELRLGGDGGDLVRIERTDGVARRN; encoded by the coding sequence ATGAAACTTCGTTTCCGCCTTTACGTTTTTCCTTTGACGCTGCTGGCCCTCGCGGGCTGCGCCTCGCAGGGCAAGCCGCCGCCGTCCATCTCGCTCGACGAGCCGGTGCTGGCCCAGCCGTTGCCCGAACCGCCCAAGCCCGTCGAAGTCGTCGCCGTCCCTGAACCGCTGGCGCTGCCAGCGCAGTTGAAGCCGCTGCCGGAAGTCGATGAAGCCCCCGCTGCGCCGGAGCCGGCCGACGAAAAGGTGCGCGTTTCCCGTGCCAATGCAGAAGCGCGTATCGCGCCTACCCGTGAGGGCTACGTCAACGCGATTCAGGTGTGGCCGTTCACCGATGGCGCGCTTTATCAGGTCTATGCGTCGCCGGGGCGCGTGACGGTGGTTTCGCTTCAACCGGGCGAGGAACTGGTGACGGTCGCCGCCGGCGATACCGTGCGCTGGATCGTGGGCGACACGTCCAGCGGCGGCGGGGCCGATCTGCGCGTCAATGTGCTGGTCAAGCCCATCCGTTCCGGTCTGAAAACCAATCTCGTCATCACCACCAGTCGGCGCACCTACCTGCTGGAGCTGACCTCGACCGAGAAGGCATGGATGGCGTCGGTATCCTGGGACTACCCGAAAGACCGGATGCTCGCGTTGCAGCGCCAGGCGCAGGCTGCGCAGGCGACAACGCCTGTCGATACGGGCCTGTCGCTGGACAAGATCCGCTTCCGCTACGCGGTATCGGGCAGCAACCCGCCGTGGAAGCCGCTACGCGCCTTCGATGATGGAGAGAAGGTCTATATCCAGTTTCCGGCCGGCATTGCTCAGGGCGAGTTGCCGCCGCTGTTTGTCATCGGCGCGCAGGGCGACGGGCAATTGGTGAACTACCGTTTCCGCGCGCCGTACTACGTCGTGGATCGCCTGTTCGGCGCGGCCGAACTGCGGCTGGGCGGCGACGGCGGCGACTTGGTGCGGATCGAGCGCACCGATGGCGTTGCGCGGAGGAACTGA
- a CDS encoding conjugal transfer protein TraG has protein sequence MQAQGVLFGQIAAVFGIVIAGVWSATQWTAAALGYQLRLGSPWFDFFGTPVYHPWRLFEWWFFFDAYAPHVFDIGGAIAGGSGLVAVGVAIAMSVWRSRQARLVTTYGSARWADADDIRKAGLIQPDGVFLGLHRGQYLRHEGPEHVLTFAPTRSGKGVGLVVPTLLSWPASVVVHDIKGENWTLTAGWRSRFSHCLLFNPTDAQSAAYNPLLEVRRGAHEVRDVQNVADILVDPDGALERRNHWEKTSHALLVGAILHVLYAGEDKTLRGVANFLSDPACPFELTLHRMMTTKHLGDAPHPVVASAAREVLNKSDNERSGVLSTAMSFLGLYRDPTVAEVTSRCDWRIADLISAEHPVSLYLVVPPSDISRTKPLIRLILNQIGRRLTESLDGSDGIARRHKLLLMLDEFPALGRLDFFESALAFMAGYGIRSFLIAQSLNQIDKAYGQNHSILDNCHVRVTFATNDERTAKRISETLGTATELRAQRNYAGHRLAPWLGHLMVSRQETARPLLTPGEVMQLPPDDAVVMVSSVAPIRAKKLRYYADANFKNRVLPPPALAVGRYADAPPAHPDDWSGLAIPAVPAAPASASADGLGGTDDGGPRRQPELSETVAYDPEPDAHANDLALLDDDDLVLPLPGQLDPSMQRTARLASLDPNDGIDL, from the coding sequence ATGCAAGCTCAGGGCGTACTGTTCGGGCAGATCGCCGCCGTATTCGGCATCGTGATCGCCGGCGTGTGGAGTGCAACGCAATGGACAGCCGCCGCCCTGGGCTATCAACTACGCCTTGGCTCGCCGTGGTTCGACTTCTTTGGAACTCCGGTCTATCACCCTTGGCGGCTGTTCGAGTGGTGGTTCTTCTTTGACGCCTACGCGCCGCACGTCTTCGATATCGGCGGGGCTATCGCGGGTGGCAGCGGTCTGGTGGCCGTGGGGGTCGCCATCGCCATGTCGGTGTGGCGCTCGCGGCAAGCGCGCCTTGTCACCACCTACGGTTCGGCACGTTGGGCCGATGCGGACGACATACGCAAAGCCGGTCTGATCCAGCCCGACGGGGTTTTCCTCGGGCTGCATCGCGGCCAGTACCTTCGCCATGAAGGCCCGGAACACGTCCTGACCTTCGCCCCCACACGCTCGGGCAAGGGTGTGGGCCTGGTCGTTCCCACCTTGTTGAGTTGGCCCGCATCCGTCGTCGTTCACGACATCAAAGGCGAGAACTGGACGCTCACCGCAGGCTGGCGTTCGCGGTTTAGCCACTGCCTCCTGTTCAACCCCACGGATGCGCAGTCGGCAGCCTACAACCCGCTGCTCGAAGTCCGGCGCGGCGCGCATGAAGTCCGCGACGTGCAAAACGTGGCGGACATTCTGGTCGATCCCGATGGTGCGCTTGAGCGCAGGAACCATTGGGAAAAGACCAGTCATGCGCTGCTGGTCGGCGCGATCCTGCATGTGCTCTACGCGGGCGAGGACAAAACGCTACGCGGCGTCGCCAACTTCCTCAGCGACCCTGCTTGTCCCTTCGAGCTGACGCTGCACCGGATGATGACGACGAAGCACCTGGGCGATGCGCCTCACCCGGTTGTCGCATCCGCTGCGCGCGAAGTGCTGAACAAGTCAGACAACGAGCGGTCGGGCGTGCTCTCCACCGCCATGTCGTTTCTCGGTCTGTACCGCGACCCGACCGTGGCCGAAGTCACGTCGCGCTGCGACTGGCGCATCGCCGACCTGATTTCCGCCGAGCATCCGGTATCGCTCTATCTGGTCGTGCCGCCTTCCGACATCAGCCGCACCAAGCCGCTGATCCGGCTCATCTTGAACCAGATCGGGCGGCGGCTGACCGAATCGCTCGATGGCAGCGACGGCATCGCGCGCCGCCACAAGCTGCTGCTGATGCTGGACGAATTTCCGGCGCTGGGTCGTCTGGACTTCTTCGAGTCCGCACTTGCCTTCATGGCCGGCTACGGCATCCGCAGCTTTCTCATCGCTCAGAGCCTGAACCAGATCGACAAGGCGTATGGGCAGAACCATTCCATCCTCGACAACTGCCATGTCCGGGTGACTTTCGCCACCAACGACGAAAGGACGGCGAAAAGGATTTCCGAAACCCTCGGCACTGCCACCGAGCTTCGCGCGCAGCGCAACTACGCCGGCCACCGGCTCGCTCCATGGCTGGGGCACCTGATGGTGTCGCGTCAGGAAACCGCGCGTCCGCTGCTGACGCCCGGCGAGGTGATGCAGCTTCCGCCCGATGACGCCGTGGTCATGGTGTCCAGCGTCGCCCCGATCCGCGCGAAGAAGCTGCGCTACTACGCCGACGCCAATTTCAAGAATCGCGTCCTGCCACCGCCCGCGCTCGCAGTCGGGAGGTACGCCGACGCGCCGCCAGCCCACCCCGACGACTGGAGCGGCTTGGCGATCCCGGCCGTACCTGCGGCGCCGGCCTCGGCATCCGCCGATGGCCTGGGCGGCACCGATGACGGCGGCCCGCGCCGCCAGCCCGAACTCTCCGAAACCGTCGCCTACGACCCCGAGCCTGACGCACATGCGAACGACCTGGCTCTGCTCGATGACGACGACCTGGTGCTGCCACTTCCCGGCCAGCTCGACCCGTCCATGCAGCGCACGGCCCGGCTGGCTTCCCTCGACCCCAACGACGGAATCGACCTATGA
- a CDS encoding ribbon-helix-helix protein, CopG family, whose protein sequence is MSQYRLNLFIQPEHAKRLDELAAKKGVSKSSIVAAALASWLSPDAGDQREAAIAKRLDRLSRQTERLERDQNIQIETLALFIRYFLTVSTPVPEAHQDAARAQGKARFEQFVEQLGRHLLRGRSLVRDVVEELHPDPMRMDDAAAMASAHERTAERAS, encoded by the coding sequence ATGAGCCAATACCGCCTCAACCTTTTCATCCAGCCCGAGCACGCCAAGCGCCTGGACGAACTGGCCGCCAAGAAAGGTGTGTCCAAGTCCTCCATCGTCGCAGCGGCCTTGGCGTCCTGGCTGTCACCGGATGCTGGCGACCAGCGTGAGGCCGCTATTGCCAAGCGGCTGGATCGACTGTCGCGGCAGACCGAACGCCTGGAGCGCGACCAGAACATCCAGATCGAAACGCTGGCGCTGTTCATCCGCTATTTCCTGACCGTCAGCACGCCAGTGCCAGAAGCCCACCAGGACGCGGCCCGCGCCCAGGGCAAGGCGCGCTTCGAGCAGTTCGTCGAGCAGTTGGGCCGTCACCTGCTGCGTGGCCGCAGTCTGGTGCGCGACGTGGTGGAGGAATTGCACCCCGATCCGATGCGGATGGATGACGCAGCAGCGATGGCGTCCGCCCATGAACGAACTGCGGAGCGTGCATCATGA
- the trbJ gene encoding P-type conjugative transfer protein TrbJ: protein MKTKPRLLSVSLAAVLSVFLLAMQPASALTVFDPSNFVQNTLTAVRTLEQINNQINQLQNEAQMLMNQARNLANLDFNIVNRLRSTLATTERLIAEARGLAYDVQSMDATFARLYPEQYAATISGDRMAQDARERWQNTLNGLHTAMRMQAQVSQNLAQDESALADLVNQSQSATGALQAMQATNQLLALQAKQSIQGQQLQITQDRAASLELARQAAAMERAREVRRRFLGTGTPYTPQSVNFYNN, encoded by the coding sequence ATGAAGACCAAGCCCCGTTTGCTCTCTGTCTCACTCGCTGCTGTGTTGTCGGTATTTCTGCTGGCCATGCAGCCCGCATCCGCGCTGACGGTGTTCGACCCGTCCAACTTCGTGCAGAACACGCTGACCGCCGTGCGCACGCTGGAACAGATCAACAACCAGATCAACCAGCTCCAGAACGAGGCGCAGATGTTGATGAACCAGGCCAGGAATCTGGCAAACCTCGACTTCAACATCGTCAACCGCCTGCGCTCGACGCTCGCCACCACCGAGCGCCTGATCGCCGAGGCGCGCGGCTTGGCCTACGACGTGCAGAGCATGGATGCCACGTTCGCCCGCCTGTACCCGGAACAGTACGCCGCCACCATCAGCGGCGACCGCATGGCGCAGGACGCCCGCGAACGCTGGCAGAACACCTTGAACGGCCTGCACACCGCGATGCGGATGCAGGCGCAGGTGTCGCAGAACCTCGCCCAAGACGAAAGCGCGCTGGCCGACCTCGTGAACCAGAGCCAATCGGCGACCGGCGCGCTGCAAGCGATGCAGGCGACGAACCAGCTCCTGGCTTTGCAGGCCAAGCAGTCGATCCAGGGGCAGCAGCTCCAGATCACGCAAGACCGGGCCGCTTCGCTGGAACTGGCGCGGCAAGCGGCGGCTATGGAGCGCGCCCGCGAAGTGCGGCGGCGCTTCCTCGGCACCGGCACGCCGTACACGCCGCAGTCCGTCAACTTCTACAACAACTGA
- a CDS encoding TrbC/VirB2 family protein, which translates to MTHVDSFRFSVNPLPHLSGLARLRSLARPAGQGLLLAALLLLLAGTAQAAGSSMPWEGPLQSILDSIQGPVARIVAVIIIIATGLALAFGDTSGGFRKLIQIVFGLSIAFAASSFFLSFFSFSGGAVV; encoded by the coding sequence ATGACGCACGTTGATTCTTTCCGCTTTTCCGTAAATCCGCTTCCTCACCTGTCCGGCCTAGCGCGACTGCGCAGCCTCGCCCGCCCTGCGGGGCAAGGGCTGCTGCTGGCCGCGCTGCTGCTGTTGCTGGCGGGCACGGCGCAAGCCGCCGGTTCCTCGATGCCGTGGGAGGGGCCCTTGCAGTCGATTCTGGATTCGATCCAGGGGCCGGTGGCACGCATCGTCGCGGTCATCATCATCATCGCCACGGGCCTGGCGCTGGCCTTCGGCGACACCAGCGGCGGCTTTCGCAAGCTGATCCAGATCGTGTTCGGGTTGAGCATCGCGTTCGCCGCTTCCTCGTTCTTCCTGTCGTTCTTCTCGTTCTCCGGCGGGGCCGTCGTATGA
- the trbE gene encoding conjugal transfer protein TrbE — MLNLAEYRQRPALLADWLPWAGLVAPGVVLNKDGSFQRTFQFRGPDLDSATQGELIATSARQNNALRRTGSGWAFYIEAERMRASSYPQSSFPEPLSWLVDEERRAAFEESDGHFESVYHFTLQHLPPQESRARAAGMLYENRPTEGVDWRGRLDSFVAETDRVFDLLDGVMPEIAWLDDSQTLTYLHATVSTRRYRVGVPDVPFHIDALLADAALVGGLAPMLGDQHLRVVSVRGFPTSTWPGILDDLNRLGFAYRWNTRFLCLDKAEAERELGRLRRQWFAKRKNVIALLRETIFQQESPLVDTDASNKAADADAALQELGSDQVAFGYLTATVTVLDADPAVADEKLRMVERVIQGRGFVTIPETLNAVDAWLSSVPGNAYANVRQPIVSTLNLAHMMPMSAVWAGPKKNDHLDGPPLIVTRTDGATPFRLVTHIGDVGHTLVAGPTGMGKSVLLAILAMQFRRYFGSRIFAFDMGRSMRATILGLGGEHYDLGADGGIAFQPLARIAHEGYRTWAAEWVEGRLLHEGVTVGPDEKAAIWSALRSLAGAPVEQRTMTGLSVLLQSNALRQALAPYVLGGAHGKLLDADHDRLGMADVQGFEMEELMHSPAAVQAVLRYLFARFDERFDGAPTLLILDEAWLFLDEPSFAARIRQWLKTLRKKNVSVIFATQSLADIKDSTIAPAIIESCASRIFLPNPQATEPQIRTIYEGFGLNSRQIEIVATAQPKRDYYYQSRLGNRLFDLDLGPVALAFAGASTPQDQRDIDRVLTQAGAPGFAGAWLRHRGLGWAADLLPSAPAAASFLASQPLEVSL, encoded by the coding sequence ATGCTGAACCTTGCCGAATATCGTCAGCGCCCGGCCTTGCTTGCCGACTGGCTGCCCTGGGCCGGGCTGGTCGCGCCGGGCGTTGTACTGAACAAAGATGGTTCGTTTCAACGCACGTTCCAGTTTCGCGGTCCCGACCTGGACAGTGCGACACAGGGCGAACTGATTGCCACGTCGGCGCGGCAGAACAACGCGCTTCGCCGTACCGGGTCTGGCTGGGCCTTCTATATCGAGGCCGAGCGAATGCGGGCATCGAGCTATCCGCAGTCCTCCTTTCCCGAACCACTGTCCTGGCTGGTGGATGAGGAGCGACGCGCGGCGTTCGAGGAGTCGGATGGCCATTTCGAGAGCGTCTATCACTTCACGTTGCAACACCTACCGCCGCAAGAGTCTCGCGCCCGTGCGGCTGGGATGCTGTACGAGAACCGGCCCACCGAGGGCGTGGACTGGCGCGGTCGGCTCGATTCCTTCGTGGCAGAGACCGATCGCGTGTTCGACCTGCTCGATGGTGTGATGCCGGAGATTGCCTGGCTGGACGACAGCCAGACGCTGACCTACCTGCATGCCACAGTCTCCACGCGCCGCTATCGCGTCGGCGTGCCCGACGTGCCGTTCCATATCGACGCGCTGCTGGCCGATGCCGCGCTGGTCGGCGGCCTGGCGCCCATGCTGGGCGATCAGCACCTGCGCGTGGTGTCGGTACGAGGCTTCCCGACCTCGACCTGGCCGGGGATTTTGGACGACCTCAACCGCCTGGGCTTTGCGTATCGCTGGAATACGCGCTTCCTGTGTCTCGACAAAGCCGAGGCGGAACGGGAGTTGGGGCGCTTGCGGCGCCAATGGTTCGCCAAGCGCAAGAACGTCATCGCGCTGCTGCGCGAAACGATCTTTCAGCAGGAAAGCCCGCTGGTCGATACCGATGCCAGCAACAAGGCCGCCGACGCCGATGCCGCCTTGCAGGAACTGGGCAGCGATCAAGTCGCCTTCGGCTACCTCACCGCCACGGTGACGGTGCTCGACGCCGACCCGGCCGTGGCCGACGAGAAGCTGCGCATGGTGGAGCGCGTTATCCAAGGCCGGGGCTTCGTGACGATCCCCGAAACCCTCAACGCGGTCGATGCCTGGCTGTCGTCCGTCCCCGGCAACGCATACGCGAACGTGCGTCAGCCCATCGTTTCGACGCTGAACCTGGCGCACATGATGCCGATGTCAGCGGTATGGGCCGGGCCGAAGAAGAACGACCACCTCGACGGCCCGCCGCTGATCGTGACACGCACCGATGGTGCGACGCCGTTCCGGCTGGTAACGCACATCGGCGACGTGGGCCACACCCTTGTCGCCGGGCCGACTGGCATGGGCAAGTCGGTGCTGCTCGCCATCCTGGCCATGCAGTTCCGGCGCTACTTCGGCTCGCGGATCTTCGCCTTCGACATGGGGCGCTCGATGCGCGCCACCATCCTCGGCCTTGGCGGTGAGCACTACGACCTCGGTGCCGATGGCGGCATCGCCTTCCAGCCACTCGCGCGAATTGCCCACGAGGGCTACCGCACCTGGGCCGCGGAATGGGTGGAGGGCCGGCTGCTGCACGAAGGCGTGACGGTCGGCCCGGACGAGAAGGCTGCCATCTGGTCGGCGCTGAGAAGCCTTGCCGGTGCGCCGGTGGAGCAGCGCACCATGACCGGCTTGTCGGTGTTATTGCAGTCCAACGCGCTGCGCCAAGCGCTCGCGCCCTATGTGCTGGGCGGCGCACACGGCAAGCTGCTGGACGCTGACCACGACCGGCTGGGCATGGCCGACGTGCAGGGCTTCGAGATGGAAGAACTGATGCACAGCCCCGCCGCCGTGCAAGCGGTGCTGCGCTACCTGTTCGCCCGCTTCGACGAGCGTTTCGACGGTGCGCCGACGCTGCTGATCCTCGATGAAGCGTGGCTATTCCTTGATGAGCCATCTTTCGCGGCCCGCATCCGGCAATGGCTCAAGACGCTCAGGAAAAAAAACGTCAGCGTCATCTTCGCCACGCAGTCGCTGGCCGACATCAAGGATTCGACCATCGCGCCCGCGATCATCGAGAGTTGCGCCAGTCGGATTTTCTTACCTAATCCGCAGGCGACCGAGCCGCAGATTCGCACGATCTACGAGGGCTTCGGGCTCAACAGCCGGCAGATCGAGATCGTCGCCACCGCGCAGCCCAAGCGCGACTACTACTACCAGTCGCGCCTCGGCAACCGCCTATTCGACCTCGACCTGGGGCCTGTCGCGCTCGCATTCGCGGGCGCATCCACCCCTCAAGACCAACGCGATATTGACCGCGTGCTGACGCAGGCCGGCGCTCCCGGCTTCGCCGGCGCGTGGCTGCGCCATCGCGGCCTCGGCTGGGCCGCCGACCTGCTGCCGTCCGCTCCGGCGGCAGCTTCCTTTCTCGCTTCTCAACCGCTGGAGGTTTCACTATGA